The Phycisphaerae bacterium genome includes a region encoding these proteins:
- a CDS encoding type II toxin-antitoxin system RelE/ParE family toxin produces MPKTDVVIYAETDGSVPLLEWLDELPAKVQDKCMAKVERLGELGHELRRPEADILRDKIHELRIGFQGINYRVLYFFHGQQAVLSHGCTKEGRVPDREIDEAVRRRRCFEEDPMRHSYRE; encoded by the coding sequence ATGCCCAAGACTGACGTCGTGATTTACGCTGAGACGGATGGATCCGTCCCGCTGTTGGAGTGGCTCGACGAACTGCCGGCAAAGGTCCAGGACAAGTGCATGGCAAAGGTGGAACGACTTGGAGAACTTGGTCATGAGTTGCGTCGGCCGGAAGCTGACATTCTTCGCGACAAGATTCACGAGCTGCGCATCGGTTTTCAGGGCATCAACTATCGCGTGTTGTATTTCTTTCATGGTCAGCAGGCGGTGCTATCGCATGGGTGCACGAAGGAGGGCAGAGTTCCCGACAGGGAGATAGACGAAGCGGTCAGACGGAGACGGTGCTTCGAAGAGGACCCGATGCGACACAGTTACAGGGAGTAG
- a CDS encoding transcriptional regulator, whose protein sequence is MEEKKKTTDALKILKDRYVKGDSNREASVREEKVNSAVASIIYELRKDAGLSQRDLAELVGTTQSVISRLEDADYDGHSLSMLSRIARALKQKLTVVMEADIPEAGLLQDAFCQFVQMLRKRQKLTVDMLASRLDVDRDELAALERGRRCRPNPLLIHKLSQFFGVPERRFLMLAGAIRDVPRDVTERASRFAAHSDSLAALTREEKRLLDEFVEFIKAEA, encoded by the coding sequence ATGGAAGAGAAGAAGAAGACAACGGATGCACTGAAGATATTGAAGGACCGGTACGTCAAGGGCGATTCGAATCGCGAGGCTTCGGTTCGCGAAGAGAAGGTGAACTCCGCAGTTGCTTCGATAATCTATGAACTCAGAAAGGACGCCGGCCTGAGTCAACGCGATTTGGCTGAACTGGTTGGAACGACGCAGTCAGTGATCAGCCGATTGGAGGATGCAGACTACGACGGGCACTCACTATCGATGCTGAGCCGGATTGCCAGGGCGCTGAAGCAGAAGCTCACAGTCGTCATGGAGGCAGATATTCCCGAGGCGGGGTTATTGCAGGATGCATTTTGTCAGTTCGTTCAGATGCTACGAAAACGCCAGAAGTTGACGGTGGATATGCTGGCCTCGCGACTGGATGTGGACCGAGATGAGCTTGCGGCGCTGGAGCGCGGTCGAAGATGCAGGCCGAATCCGCTTCTCATACACAAGCTGAGCCAGTTCTTTGGCGTACCAGAACGGCGATTCTTGATGCTGGCTGGCGCCATTCGGGATGTGCCGAGGGATGTCACGGAACGGGCATCCCGGTTTGCGGCGCACTCGGATTCTCTGGCGGCGTTGACCCGTGAGGAAAAACGGCTGCTTGATGAATTTGTGGAGTTCATTAAGGCTGAGGCGTAG